One Natrinema halophilum genomic window carries:
- the lrp gene encoding HTH-type transcriptional regulator Lrp: MTYEHLDTDLVNELLNDGRASLRSLAEELDVSVTTVSNHLSELEDENVIRGYTPVVDYDSAGYDVTAVMQLKAEGDALPEITDSLKDHRQMISVYEVTGDYDVIAIGKFKNTDDMNEEIKSIITDPDINRSNTSIVLNAVAENEQFELDTDGGSD; encoded by the coding sequence ATGACGTACGAACACCTCGATACGGACCTCGTAAACGAACTGCTCAACGACGGCCGTGCCAGCCTTCGAAGCCTCGCCGAAGAACTTGACGTTTCTGTTACTACCGTTTCCAACCACCTCTCCGAACTCGAGGATGAGAACGTCATTCGCGGATACACGCCGGTCGTCGACTACGATTCGGCGGGATACGACGTTACTGCCGTGATGCAGCTCAAAGCCGAGGGTGACGCGCTCCCCGAAATCACCGACTCGTTGAAAGACCATCGCCAGATGATCTCGGTGTACGAGGTCACCGGGGATTACGACGTGATCGCTATCGGCAAGTTCAAAAATACGGACGACATGAACGAGGAGATCAAATCGATCATCACCGACCCCGATATCAATCGATCGAACACCAGCATCGTCCTCAACGCCGTCGCGGAAAACGAGCAGTTCGAACTCGATACCGACGGCGGCAGTGACTGA